A window of Roseovarius sp. THAF27 contains these coding sequences:
- a CDS encoding ABC transporter permease, with translation MFQNTRKKSLLSSIVTICELIYHTTVRDVRSTHGNAFMALFVNISTAIIFVLAFYFMFTVLGLRGAKLRGDFMLYMMSGVFLYLTHIKSLGAVAGAAGPSSPMMQHAPMNTVISITSAALGALYIQVLSALVILFVYHTAFQRIEIDDPIGALGMLLLAWFTGCGVGLLIMAAKPWFPTAVNLVQVVYTRANMIASGKLFVANTLPGYMLAMFDWNPLFHAIDQCRGYVFANYFPHNTNAQYALIVGCVLLVLGLLAEFYTRQFASSSWYARR, from the coding sequence ATGTTTCAGAACACGCGCAAGAAATCCCTGCTGTCGTCCATCGTGACGATCTGCGAGCTGATCTACCACACCACCGTCCGGGATGTGCGCAGCACGCATGGCAACGCCTTCATGGCGCTGTTCGTCAATATCAGCACGGCGATCATCTTCGTCCTCGCCTTCTATTTCATGTTCACGGTGCTGGGCCTGCGGGGCGCCAAGCTGCGCGGCGATTTCATGCTCTACATGATGTCCGGCGTGTTCCTTTATCTCACCCACATCAAATCGCTTGGTGCGGTCGCCGGGGCGGCCGGGCCATCGTCGCCGATGATGCAGCACGCGCCGATGAACACGGTGATCTCCATCACGTCCGCCGCACTGGGTGCCCTTTATATCCAGGTGCTGTCCGCCTTGGTGATCCTGTTCGTATATCACACCGCCTTTCAGCGGATCGAGATCGACGATCCGATCGGCGCCCTGGGGATGCTTCTTCTGGCGTGGTTCACAGGCTGCGGCGTCGGCCTGCTGATCATGGCGGCGAAACCCTGGTTTCCGACCGCCGTGAACCTGGTCCAGGTCGTTTACACCCGCGCCAACATGATTGCGTCGGGCAAGCTTTTCGTCGCCAACACGCTGCCCGGCTACATGCTGGCCATGTTCGACTGGAATCCGCTGTTTCACGCCATCGACCAGTGTCGCGGTTACGTGTTCGCCAACTATTTCCCGCACAACACCAACGCCCAGTATGCCCTGATCGTCGGCTGTGTCCTGCTTGTTCTCGGCCTGCTGGCAGAGTTCTACACGCGTCAGTTCGCCTCCAGCAGCTGGTACGCCCGCCGATGA
- the cysQ gene encoding 3'(2'),5'-bisphosphate nucleotidase CysQ, whose amino-acid sequence MDYDKLVTVMRRLALEAGDRIMEIYDADDFDVKVKSDDSPVTAADEAADKIISDGLRAAFPDVTLITEEQADTHGARADTFLIVDPLDGTKEFIHRRGDFTVNIAYVENGVPTRGVVYAPAKGRMFFTRADGTSVEETGPFARHRSGALTDIGVSNPDNDALMVVASKSHRDQATDDYIGKYAVKDMTSAGSSLKFCLVATGEADIYPRLGRTMEWDTAAGHAVLAGAGGRVVRYDDQTPLTYGKEDFANPFFIGHAPGVELKSA is encoded by the coding sequence TTGGATTACGACAAACTTGTCACGGTGATGCGCCGCCTGGCGCTGGAAGCCGGCGATCGGATCATGGAGATCTACGACGCGGACGATTTCGATGTGAAGGTGAAGTCCGACGACAGCCCTGTCACGGCGGCTGACGAGGCGGCGGACAAGATCATCTCGGACGGGCTGCGCGCGGCGTTTCCCGATGTGACGCTGATCACCGAGGAACAGGCCGACACCCACGGGGCGCGGGCCGACACGTTCCTGATCGTCGATCCGCTGGACGGAACGAAGGAATTCATCCACCGCCGCGGCGACTTTACGGTCAACATCGCCTATGTCGAGAACGGCGTGCCCACGCGTGGCGTGGTCTATGCGCCGGCCAAGGGCCGGATGTTCTTTACCCGGGCCGATGGCACGTCGGTCGAGGAAACCGGGCCGTTTGCCCGCCACAGGTCGGGCGCGCTGACCGACATCGGCGTGTCGAATCCCGACAATGATGCGCTGATGGTGGTGGCCAGCAAGTCCCACCGGGATCAGGCCACGGACGATTACATCGGCAAGTATGCGGTGAAGGACATGACAAGCGCCGGGTCCTCGCTGAAATTCTGCTTGGTCGCGACCGGCGAGGCGGATATCTATCCGCGCCTGGGCCGGACGATGGAATGGGACACCGCCGCCGGGCACGCCGTGCTGGCGGGGGCCGGCGGTCGGGTCGTGCGGTACGATGACCAGACGCCGCTGACCTATGGCAAGGAGGACTTCGCCAACCCATTCTTCATCGGCCACGCGCCCGGCGTCGAGCTGAAGTCCGCCTGA
- a CDS encoding 3-deoxy-manno-octulosonate cytidylyltransferase, producing the protein MSVLIVIPARYASSRFPGKPLAMLRGADGTSKSLIERSWRAAQSVAGVARVVVATDDARIEDAAHAFGAEVVMTSPDCANGTERCAEALRSVGEDYEIVVNLQGDAPLTPHWFVEDLVAGMHSDPQADVATPVLRCDGRALNGFLQDRANGRVGGTTAVFSRSRHALYFSKEVIPYTSDVYDDGGDTPVFHHVGVYAYRPEALHAYGGWSAGPLEQLEGLEQLRFLENGRAILCVEVEARGRQFWELNNPEDIERIEGMMREMHMS; encoded by the coding sequence ATGAGTGTCCTGATTGTCATTCCGGCGCGATATGCCTCGAGCCGTTTTCCGGGCAAGCCGCTTGCGATGCTGCGCGGCGCCGACGGGACCTCGAAAAGCCTGATCGAGCGCAGTTGGCGTGCCGCGCAGAGCGTGGCCGGCGTCGCGCGGGTGGTCGTGGCCACGGATGACGCCCGGATCGAGGACGCGGCGCACGCCTTTGGCGCGGAGGTGGTGATGACGTCGCCGGACTGCGCCAACGGAACCGAGCGCTGCGCAGAGGCGCTGCGCAGCGTCGGGGAGGATTACGAGATCGTGGTGAACCTGCAGGGCGATGCGCCGCTGACGCCGCACTGGTTCGTCGAGGATCTTGTCGCCGGGATGCACAGCGACCCGCAGGCCGACGTGGCCACCCCGGTGCTGCGCTGCGACGGTCGTGCGCTCAACGGGTTTCTGCAGGACCGGGCGAATGGGCGTGTCGGCGGGACGACGGCCGTTTTCAGCCGATCTCGACATGCGCTCTACTTCTCCAAGGAAGTCATTCCCTATACTTCGGACGTATATGACGACGGGGGGGATACCCCGGTCTTTCACCATGTGGGGGTCTATGCCTACAGACCCGAGGCGCTGCACGCCTACGGCGGCTGGTCGGCAGGTCCTCTGGAACAGCTGGAAGGCCTGGAACAGCTTCGGTTTCTCGAGAACGGGCGCGCTATCCTGTGCGTCGAGGTCGAGGCGCGCGGACGGCAATTCTGGGAACTCAACAACCCGGAAGATATTGAGAGAATAGAAGGCATGATGCGCGAGATGCACATGTCATGA
- a CDS encoding UTP--glucose-1-phosphate uridylyltransferase gives MRKKLTKAIFPVAGLGTRFLPATKSVPKEIMTLVDRPLVQYAIDEAREAGIKEFIFITSRGKGALEDYFDNAPQLEQELRKKGKDELLEILKSTNMDSGEIAYTRQNKALGLGHAVWCARRLIGNEPFAVILPDDVIAAEKSCLAQMAEAFKETDGENNMVAAMEVPPDKASAYGVLDVKEDMGRMVSTKGMVEKPAPGEAPSNLAVIGRYILTPTVLQKLNKKQTGAGGEIQLTDAIDSARDEGEEVFGFRFEGERFDCGSKSGFLQATVAFALNRPELRDDLMKYLTDVVQPAKAAQ, from the coding sequence ATGCGCAAGAAACTGACAAAGGCTATCTTTCCCGTCGCAGGGCTTGGCACGCGCTTTCTGCCGGCGACCAAGTCGGTGCCGAAGGAGATCATGACCCTGGTCGACCGTCCGCTGGTGCAATACGCCATCGACGAGGCGCGCGAGGCCGGGATCAAGGAGTTCATCTTTATCACCTCGCGCGGGAAGGGCGCGCTGGAGGATTACTTCGACAACGCGCCGCAGCTTGAGCAGGAATTGCGCAAGAAGGGCAAGGACGAGTTGCTGGAGATCCTGAAGTCGACCAACATGGACAGCGGCGAGATCGCCTATACGCGCCAGAACAAGGCGCTGGGCCTGGGCCACGCGGTGTGGTGCGCGCGGCGCCTGATCGGCAACGAGCCATTCGCGGTGATCCTGCCCGACGACGTGATCGCGGCGGAAAAATCGTGCCTGGCGCAGATGGCCGAGGCGTTCAAGGAAACCGATGGCGAGAACAACATGGTGGCCGCCATGGAAGTGCCCCCGGACAAGGCCTCGGCCTATGGTGTGCTGGACGTCAAGGAGGACATGGGCCGGATGGTCTCGACCAAGGGCATGGTCGAAAAGCCTGCCCCGGGCGAGGCGCCGTCGAACCTTGCGGTGATCGGGCGATATATCCTGACGCCGACCGTTCTGCAGAAGCTGAACAAGAAGCAGACCGGCGCGGGCGGAGAAATCCAACTGACCGATGCGATCGATTCGGCCCGGGACGAGGGCGAGGAGGTCTTCGGCTTCCGCTTCGAGGGCGAGCGGTTCGACTGCGGCTCGAAGTCCGGGTTCCTGCAGGCCACGGTGGCCTTCGCGCTGAACCGGCCAGAGTTGCGCGACGACCTGATGAAGTACCTGACGGACGTGGTTCAGCCGGCCAAGGCCGCGCAGTAA
- the galE gene encoding UDP-glucose 4-epimerase GalE, with product MANILVTGGAGYIGSHACKALAAAGYTPITYDNLSTGWAEAVRFGPFEQGDLRDRARLDSVFAAYQPTAVLHFGALSQVGESMREPGRYWDNNVTGSLVLMEAAVAAGCLNLVFSSTCATYGDQDNVVLDESSPQAPINAYGASKRAIEEMLRDFEAAHGLRHVIFRYFNVAGADPEAEVGEFHQPETHLVPLILDAVDGKRDALTIFGTDYDTPDGTCIRDYVHVCDLVDAHVLGLKWLENDKQSRVFNLGTGDGFSVREVIDHARSITKKDVPVVEGLRRPGDCTKLVSGSERAVSELGWTPSRSTLDEMIRDAWRWHQTGHYEK from the coding sequence GTGGCCAATATTCTTGTCACCGGAGGGGCCGGGTATATCGGTTCGCACGCCTGCAAGGCGCTGGCGGCCGCCGGGTATACGCCGATAACCTATGACAACCTGAGCACCGGATGGGCCGAGGCGGTCCGGTTCGGCCCGTTCGAGCAGGGGGACCTGCGCGATCGGGCGCGGCTCGATTCCGTGTTCGCGGCCTATCAGCCGACCGCCGTGCTGCATTTCGGCGCGCTGAGCCAGGTGGGTGAGAGCATGCGCGAGCCGGGCCGGTACTGGGACAACAATGTCACGGGGTCGCTGGTGCTGATGGAAGCGGCGGTGGCGGCCGGATGCCTGAACCTGGTGTTTTCATCGACATGCGCGACCTATGGCGACCAGGACAACGTGGTGCTGGACGAGTCCAGCCCCCAGGCGCCGATCAACGCCTACGGCGCGTCGAAGCGCGCGATCGAGGAAATGCTGCGCGATTTCGAGGCGGCGCACGGGCTGCGGCACGTGATCTTCCGCTATTTCAACGTGGCGGGTGCGGACCCGGAGGCGGAGGTGGGCGAGTTTCACCAGCCGGAGACGCATCTTGTGCCGCTGATCCTGGATGCGGTGGATGGCAAGCGCGATGCGCTGACCATTTTCGGGACGGATTACGACACGCCCGACGGGACCTGCATCCGCGACTACGTGCATGTTTGCGATCTTGTCGATGCGCATGTTCTTGGGCTGAAATGGCTGGAAAACGACAAGCAAAGCCGTGTCTTCAACCTGGGCACCGGCGACGGTTTCTCGGTGCGCGAGGTGATCGACCACGCGCGCAGCATCACCAAAAAGGACGTGCCCGTCGTCGAGGGGCTGCGGCGGCCCGGCGATTGTACCAAGCTGGTGTCGGGGTCCGAACGCGCGGTGTCCGAGCTGGGCTGGACACCGTCAAGGTCGACGCTGGACGAGATGATCCGCGATGCGTGGCGGTGGCATCAAACTGGACATTACGAGAAATAA
- a CDS encoding glycosyltransferase family 2 protein, with protein MSVLSEAWLAYKLRWKRRRLLFRALRKRRQLRPVVDRTDRIAPGDILCFSTVRNEAVRLPFFLAHHRALGVRHFLFVDNDSDDGTRDYLQAQDDVSLWRTKASYKLSRFGVDWLTWLQMQHGHGHWCLTLDADEILIYPHHETRPLPALVERLEQSGRRSFGTLMLDMYPKGPLAAHPYAAGDDPFERLCWFDGGNYMIQKKPDLHNLWIQGGVRARRFFAERPERAPTMGKMPLVKWNRRYAYVSSAHSLLPRRLNRVYDEQGGELLSGILLHTKFLNTIVDRSAEEKTRAEHFANSTLYDSYYDALTENPDLWCEQSMRLIGWRQLEAMGLMSKGNWI; from the coding sequence ATGAGCGTGCTTTCGGAGGCGTGGCTGGCGTACAAGCTTCGGTGGAAGCGCCGGCGCCTGTTGTTCCGTGCGCTGCGCAAGCGACGCCAGCTGCGTCCGGTGGTGGACCGCACCGACCGGATCGCGCCGGGGGACATCCTGTGCTTTTCGACCGTCCGCAACGAGGCGGTGCGCCTGCCGTTTTTCCTGGCGCATCATCGCGCGCTGGGCGTGCGGCATTTCCTGTTCGTGGACAATGACAGCGACGACGGCACGCGCGACTACCTGCAGGCGCAAGACGACGTTTCCCTTTGGCGGACGAAGGCCAGTTACAAGCTGTCGCGCTTCGGGGTCGACTGGCTGACATGGTTGCAGATGCAGCACGGGCACGGGCACTGGTGCCTGACGCTGGATGCCGACGAGATCCTGATCTATCCGCATCACGAGACCCGCCCCCTGCCCGCGCTGGTCGAACGGCTGGAGCAATCGGGCCGCCGGTCTTTCGGCACGCTGATGCTGGACATGTATCCCAAGGGCCCGCTGGCGGCGCATCCCTACGCGGCGGGCGACGATCCGTTCGAGCGGCTGTGCTGGTTCGATGGCGGCAACTACATGATCCAGAAGAAACCGGACCTGCACAACCTGTGGATCCAGGGCGGGGTGCGGGCGCGCAGGTTCTTTGCCGAACGGCCAGAGCGGGCGCCGACGATGGGCAAGATGCCCCTGGTGAAGTGGAACCGCCGCTACGCCTATGTCAGCAGCGCGCATTCCCTGTTGCCCCGGCGCCTGAACCGGGTCTACGACGAGCAGGGTGGAGAGCTTCTGTCCGGGATTCTGCTGCACACGAAGTTCCTGAACACGATCGTCGACCGCTCGGCCGAAGAGAAGACGCGGGCCGAGCATTTCGCCAACAGCACGCTTTACGACAGCTATTACGACGCGCTGACCGAAAACCCGGACCTGTGGTGCGAGCAGTCCATGCGGCTGATCGGGTGGCGGCAGCTGGAGGCGATGGGCCTGATGTCGAAAGGTAACTGGATTTGA
- a CDS encoding glycosyltransferase family 2 protein: MRLRRKRHRIRAFRKHFSLKPVVDRTRKIRPGDILLFSTMRDEFVRLPFFLQYYRNLGVSHFLIVDNDSTDGGREFMADQEDVSIWTTKASYKGSKFGVDWLNWLQRKYGHGHWTLVVDPDELFIYPFCDTRPIRALTDWLDTSQVKSFGAMLLDMYPKGRIDSVSYLPGQDPLEIAGWFDPGNYVIEKNRKYGNLWIQGGPRSRVFFADRPKKSPALNKTPLVKWDKRYTYISSTHTLLPRGLNLTYDEWGGEKASGILLHAKFLNTFTAKAEEELQRGQHYAGSVEYRSYAEKFQDSPDLWCKWSEKYINWRQLEILGLMSKGNWA; this comes from the coding sequence ATGCGGCTGCGGCGGAAGCGGCATCGCATCCGTGCGTTTCGCAAGCATTTCTCGCTCAAGCCCGTGGTGGACCGCACGCGCAAGATCCGGCCCGGGGACATCCTGCTGTTCTCGACCATGCGCGACGAGTTCGTGCGCCTTCCCTTCTTTCTGCAATATTACCGCAACCTCGGGGTTTCGCATTTCCTGATCGTCGACAATGACAGCACCGATGGCGGGCGCGAGTTCATGGCCGACCAGGAGGATGTGTCGATCTGGACCACCAAGGCCAGCTACAAGGGCTCGAAGTTCGGGGTCGATTGGCTGAACTGGCTGCAGCGCAAATATGGCCATGGGCACTGGACGCTGGTGGTCGATCCGGACGAGCTGTTCATCTACCCGTTCTGCGACACGCGGCCCATTCGGGCGCTGACCGACTGGCTGGACACCAGCCAGGTCAAATCCTTCGGCGCGATGCTGCTGGACATGTACCCGAAGGGCCGGATCGACTCGGTGTCGTACCTGCCGGGGCAGGACCCGCTGGAAATTGCCGGCTGGTTCGATCCGGGCAACTACGTGATCGAGAAGAACCGCAAATACGGCAACCTGTGGATCCAGGGCGGGCCGCGCAGCCGGGTGTTCTTTGCCGACAGGCCCAAGAAGTCACCGGCGCTGAACAAGACACCGCTGGTGAAGTGGGACAAGCGGTACACCTATATCAGCTCGACGCACACGCTTTTGCCGCGGGGTCTGAACCTGACCTATGACGAGTGGGGCGGAGAGAAGGCCAGTGGCATCCTGCTGCACGCGAAGTTCCTCAACACCTTCACCGCCAAGGCCGAGGAAGAGTTGCAGCGTGGACAGCACTATGCCGGAAGTGTCGAATACAGATCATATGCCGAGAAATTTCAGGACAGTCCCGACCTTTGGTGCAAATGGTCGGAGAAATATATAAACTGGCGACAATTGGAAATTCTTGGGCTGATGTCCAAGGGCAACTGGGCATGA
- a CDS encoding beta-1,6-N-acetylglucosaminyltransferase: MSVGIIMLVHTAFDRAEQVARHWAAVGCPLVIHADRNVPSETYRNFVAALSDLEQVKFARRHRCEWGTWGLVAATQAASEIMLKSFPDVRHVYLASGSCLPLRPVQELIDYLEDRPQTDFIESATTADVPWTIGGLDHERFTLRFPFSWRRHRKLFDAYVRLQRKIGYKRRIPNGIVPHMGSQWWCLTRQTLSAILTDPERATYDSYFKRVWIPDESYFQTLARLYSRQIESRSLTLSKFDYQGKPHIFYDDHLQLLRRSDCFVARKIWPFANRLYNAFLTDAAGAMKRTEPNPGKIDRIFAKAVERRTRGRPGLLMQSRFPVEGRENGLTCAQYSVFEGFSDLFENFEPWLAKVTGTRVHGHLFAPERAEFSDGQTVMNGALSDSAKLRDYNPQAFLASLIWNTRGERQCFQVGPRDHIKKIEWPLAKDQNAQISVISGAWAVPLFKSNMNFADIRQEAALLQQIESKHLDVLRSQWGKARVRIWTMAEFIEAPMEPLQTIIDEIGKQSVHGLAEVPKMADLTGFGQFLQNLKNQGMHPYLMGDFPVEHRLREPQAQQRKPYLVR; this comes from the coding sequence GTGAGCGTCGGCATCATAATGCTGGTCCACACGGCATTCGACCGGGCCGAGCAAGTGGCGCGCCATTGGGCCGCGGTGGGCTGTCCGCTGGTCATTCATGCAGACCGCAACGTGCCCAGCGAGACGTACAGGAATTTCGTCGCGGCGCTGTCCGACCTCGAGCAGGTGAAATTCGCCAGGCGGCATCGGTGCGAGTGGGGCACCTGGGGGCTGGTGGCGGCGACGCAGGCGGCGTCGGAGATCATGCTCAAGAGCTTTCCCGACGTGCGGCATGTTTACCTGGCGTCCGGCTCGTGCCTGCCGCTGCGGCCGGTGCAGGAACTGATCGACTACCTGGAGGATCGGCCGCAGACCGATTTCATCGAAAGCGCCACGACGGCGGATGTGCCCTGGACCATCGGAGGCCTGGATCACGAGAGGTTCACCCTGCGGTTCCCGTTTTCGTGGCGGCGGCACCGCAAGCTGTTCGACGCCTATGTTCGCCTGCAACGTAAGATCGGCTACAAGCGGCGCATTCCCAACGGGATCGTGCCGCATATGGGCAGCCAATGGTGGTGCCTGACGCGCCAGACCCTGTCGGCGATCCTGACGGACCCCGAGCGGGCGACCTATGACAGCTATTTCAAGCGGGTGTGGATCCCGGACGAAAGCTATTTCCAGACGCTTGCAAGGCTCTATTCCAGGCAAATCGAGAGCCGGTCGCTGACCCTGTCGAAGTTCGATTACCAGGGCAAGCCGCACATCTTCTACGACGATCACCTGCAGCTTTTGCGGCGGTCGGACTGTTTCGTGGCGCGCAAGATCTGGCCCTTTGCCAACCGGCTTTACAATGCGTTCCTGACCGATGCGGCGGGCGCGATGAAGCGGACCGAGCCCAACCCCGGCAAGATCGACCGGATCTTTGCCAAGGCGGTGGAACGTCGGACGCGCGGGCGGCCCGGCCTGCTGATGCAGAGCCGGTTTCCGGTGGAGGGGCGCGAAAACGGGCTGACCTGCGCGCAATACTCGGTGTTCGAGGGGTTCAGCGACCTTTTCGAGAATTTCGAGCCCTGGCTGGCCAAGGTCACGGGCACGCGGGTGCACGGGCATCTCTTTGCCCCTGAGCGGGCCGAGTTTTCCGATGGCCAGACGGTGATGAACGGCGCGCTGAGCGACAGTGCGAAGCTGCGCGATTACAATCCGCAGGCGTTCCTGGCGAGCCTGATCTGGAACACGCGGGGCGAGCGGCAGTGTTTCCAGGTCGGTCCGCGCGACCACATCAAGAAGATCGAGTGGCCGCTGGCCAAGGACCAGAACGCGCAGATCTCTGTCATTTCGGGCGCGTGGGCGGTGCCGCTGTTCAAGTCGAACATGAACTTCGCCGACATCCGGCAGGAGGCCGCGTTGCTGCAACAGATCGAAAGCAAGCACCTGGATGTGCTGCGCTCGCAATGGGGCAAGGCGCGGGTGCGGATCTGGACCATGGCGGAGTTCATCGAGGCGCCGATGGAGCCCTTGCAGACGATCATCGACGAGATTGGCAAGCAAAGCGTGCATGGCCTGGCCGAGGTGCCGAAGATGGCCGACCTGACCGGGTTCGGGCAGTTTTTGCAGAACCTCAAGAACCAGGGGATGCATCCCTACCTGATGGGCGATTTCCCGGTCGAGCACCGCCTGCGCGAGCCGCAGGCGCAACAACGCAAACCCTATCTGGTGCGATAG
- a CDS encoding sulfotransferase family 2 domain-containing protein: MAGQFDYFAVFAEMRTGSNFLEANLNAFESFECFGEAFNPHFIGYPNRDEIAGVAQHTRDADPMQLIKAVRDVPGKMGGFRYFHDHDPRILDVMLDDPRCAKIILTRNPLDSYVSWKIAQATGQWKLTNVKRRKDSQVRFDKAEFETHVTKLQEFQVFLLNRLQASGQAAFYIAYEDLQNLDVLNGLAKFLGSDERLEALDASLKKQNPSGLEDKVSNFRDMEQAFAGLDPFNLTRTPNFEPRRGPAVPGFVTGAHAALLYMPIRSGPEAAVCDWLAGLDSVAADDLPTKLNQKDLRQWKRRHPGHRGFTVVRHPVARAHAAFCDKILQTGPGCLADIRKTLRNFHKLPLPGKMPDEGYDREAHKQAFAAFLEFLKANLAGQTNIRVDAHWATQSAIMQGMAQFSLPDLVLREEELAEALPRLAASVGYDAAARPATSVPDQPFSIDEIYDEEIETLVSDIYQRDYMMFGFRAYAA, encoded by the coding sequence ATGGCAGGTCAATTCGACTATTTCGCGGTGTTTGCCGAGATGCGCACCGGGTCCAACTTTCTCGAGGCGAACCTGAACGCGTTCGAAAGCTTCGAGTGTTTCGGCGAGGCGTTCAACCCGCATTTCATCGGCTATCCCAACCGCGACGAGATCGCCGGCGTGGCGCAGCATACGCGCGATGCCGACCCGATGCAGTTGATCAAGGCGGTGCGGGACGTGCCGGGCAAGATGGGCGGTTTCCGGTACTTTCACGATCATGACCCGCGCATCCTTGACGTGATGCTGGACGATCCGCGCTGCGCCAAGATCATCCTGACGCGCAACCCGCTGGACAGCTATGTCAGCTGGAAGATCGCCCAGGCCACGGGCCAGTGGAAGCTGACCAACGTGAAGCGGCGCAAGGACAGCCAGGTTCGCTTCGACAAGGCCGAGTTCGAGACGCATGTGACCAAGCTGCAGGAATTTCAGGTGTTCCTGCTGAACCGGCTGCAGGCGTCGGGACAGGCGGCGTTCTACATCGCCTACGAGGATCTGCAGAACCTAGACGTGCTGAACGGTCTGGCGAAGTTCCTGGGCAGCGATGAGCGGCTGGAGGCGCTGGACGCGTCGCTGAAAAAGCAGAATCCCAGCGGACTTGAAGACAAGGTGTCCAACTTCAGGGACATGGAACAGGCCTTTGCCGGGCTCGATCCGTTCAACCTGACCCGGACGCCCAATTTCGAGCCGCGCCGGGGGCCGGCGGTGCCGGGCTTCGTGACCGGAGCCCATGCGGCGCTGCTGTACATGCCGATCCGGTCGGGACCCGAGGCGGCGGTGTGCGACTGGCTGGCGGGGCTGGATAGCGTGGCGGCGGACGACCTGCCGACCAAGCTGAACCAGAAGGACCTGCGCCAGTGGAAGCGGCGTCATCCGGGGCATCGCGGCTTTACCGTGGTGCGGCATCCCGTGGCGCGGGCCCATGCGGCGTTCTGCGACAAGATCCTGCAAACCGGGCCGGGATGTCTTGCGGACATCCGAAAGACTTTGCGCAATTTCCACAAGCTGCCGCTGCCGGGGAAGATGCCGGACGAGGGCTATGACCGCGAGGCGCACAAGCAGGCCTTTGCGGCGTTCCTGGAGTTTCTGAAGGCGAACCTTGCCGGACAGACGAATATCCGTGTGGACGCGCACTGGGCCACGCAATCGGCGATCATGCAGGGCATGGCGCAGTTCAGCCTGCCGGATCTCGTGCTGCGCGAGGAGGAACTGGCCGAGGCGCTTCCGCGGCTGGCGGCATCGGTGGGCTATGACGCGGCCGCGCGCCCGGCCACATCCGTGCCCGATCAGCCCTTTTCGATCGACGAAATTTACGACGAAGAGATCGAGACGCTGGTCAGTGACATCTACCAGCGCGACTACATGATGTTCGGGTTTCGGGCTTACGCCGCCTGA
- a CDS encoding PTS sugar transporter subunit IIA — protein sequence MQFTQILRPDAVRVYSSVSSKKRLLHELGSIAESVYGLDPQKVVDALIERENLGPTGVGHGVALPHARLAGIDSVVGALVLLDTPIDFNSVDRQPVDLAFALFAPEDAGVEHLKALALVSRTLRDPAICAKLRANDDPATLHTIITEAQSVQAA from the coding sequence ATGCAGTTCACTCAGATTTTGCGGCCTGACGCGGTCCGGGTCTATTCCTCCGTGTCCAGCAAAAAGCGCCTTCTGCACGAGCTTGGCAGCATTGCCGAGTCCGTCTACGGCCTCGATCCGCAAAAAGTGGTGGACGCCCTGATCGAGCGCGAAAACCTCGGACCCACAGGCGTGGGGCATGGCGTGGCCTTGCCCCATGCGCGTCTGGCGGGCATCGACTCGGTCGTGGGTGCGCTGGTGCTGCTGGACACGCCGATTGACTTCAACTCGGTCGACCGCCAGCCGGTCGACCTGGCCTTTGCCCTGTTCGCGCCCGAAGATGCCGGCGTGGAACATCTCAAGGCGCTGGCGCTTGTCTCGCGCACCCTGCGCGATCCGGCGATCTGCGCCAAGCTGCGGGCCAATGACGATCCCGCGACGCTGCACACGATTATCACCGAGGCACAGTCGGTTCAGGCGGCGTAA
- the raiA gene encoding ribosome-associated translation inhibitor RaiA has product MRYQISGKQIDVGQALQTHVENELNSIVEKYAERPTDAHVIFSKSASEFVCEATVHLSTGLTAQAKAHAHEIYAAFDDCSEKLEKQLRRYKRRLKDHHRDRAEPIELSQASAYILASEADGGESEPESLQPVIVAEMEHHIPSLSVGEAVMQMELAGAPVLVFRNEGKEGVNVVYRRDDGNIGWIDP; this is encoded by the coding sequence ATGCGCTATCAAATCAGTGGAAAACAAATCGATGTCGGCCAGGCTTTGCAGACTCATGTCGAGAACGAGTTGAACTCCATTGTGGAAAAATACGCCGAACGGCCGACGGACGCGCACGTGATCTTTTCCAAGAGCGCGAGCGAATTCGTCTGCGAGGCAACGGTCCACCTGTCCACCGGGCTGACCGCCCAGGCCAAGGCCCACGCGCATGAGATCTACGCCGCGTTCGACGATTGCAGCGAGAAACTGGAAAAGCAGTTGCGCCGCTACAAGCGCCGTTTGAAGGACCATCATCGCGACCGGGCGGAACCTATTGAACTTTCTCAGGCTTCCGCCTATATCCTCGCCTCCGAAGCCGATGGGGGAGAATCGGAACCCGAAAGCCTGCAGCCGGTTATCGTTGCAGAGATGGAGCATCATATTCCCTCTCTGTCGGTCGGCGAGGCAGTCATGCAGATGGAACTTGCCGGCGCCCCGGTGCTCGTGTTCCGGAATGAAGGAAAAGAAGGGGTCAACGTCGTTTATCGCCGCGATGACGGCAATATCGGATGGATCGACCCGTAA